In Populus trichocarpa isolate Nisqually-1 chromosome 12, P.trichocarpa_v4.1, whole genome shotgun sequence, a genomic segment contains:
- the LOC18103882 gene encoding probable aspartyl protease At4g16563 has translation MAIMLNNITTFLFFLLVNSLLFYSIQSLARPRNPNSLILGLTPASRASLPTHPKASTSSRKKLTDVLDMMEPLREVRDGYLISLSIGTPPQVIQVYMDTGSDLTWAPCGNISFDCIECDDYRNNRMMASFSPSHSSSSHRDSCTSPFCIDVHSSDNPLDPCTMAGCSLSTLVKATCSWPCPPFAYTYGAGGVVAGTLTRDTLRVHGRNLGVTQEIPRFCFGCVASSYREPIGIAGFGRGALSLPSQLGFLRKGFSHCFLAFKYANNPNISSPLIIGDIALTSKDDMQFTPMLKSPMYPNYYYVGLEAITVGNVSATEVPSSLREFDSLGNGGMLVDSGTTYTHLPEPFYSQVLSVLQSIINYPRATDMEMRTGFDLCYKVPCQNNSILTGDLLPSITFHFLNNASLVLSRGSHFYAMSAPSNSTVVKCLLFQSMDDGDYGPAGVLGSFQQQDVEVVYDMEKERIGFRPMDCASAASFQGFNKT, from the coding sequence ATGGCCATAATGCTCAACAACATCAccacctttcttttctttcttctggtCAATAGTCTGCTCTTCTATTCAATTCAGTCCCTAGCAAGACCAAGAAACCCTAATTCACTCATTCTTGGTCTTACCCCAGCTTCTAGGGCTTCCCTTCCAACTCATCCAAAAGCTTCCACTTCTTCAAGAAAGAAACTAACTGATGTTTTGGACATGATGGAGCCATTGAGGGAGGTTAGAGATGGGTATTTGATATCTCTAAGTATAGGCACACCCCCACAAGTCATTCAAGTGTATATGGACACTGGGAGTGACCTTACTTGGGCTCCTTGTGGAAACATTTCTTTTGATTGCATAGAATGTGATGATTATAGAAACAACAGGATGATGGCAAGTTTTTCTCCTTCTCATTCTTCTTCATCACATAGGGACTCCTGTACTAGTCCCTTCTGCATTGATGTTCATAGTTCTGACAACCCCTTGGATCCATGCACTATGGCTGGATGCTCATTGAGTACCCTTGTTAAAGCCACATGTTCTTGGCCATGCCCTCCATTTGCTTACACTTACGGTGCAGGAGGGGTTGTCGCTGGGACACTAACTAGGGATACGCTTAGGGTTCATGGAAGAAACCTTGGTGTCACTCAAGAAATCCCAAGATTCTGTTTTGGTTGCGTTGCGTCTTCGTATAGGGAACCTATTGGGATTGCAGGGTTTGGTAGAGGTGCACTTTCTTTGCCTTCACAACTAGGTTTTCTTCGAAAGGGCTTCTCACATTGCTTCTTGGCCTTCAAATATGCAAACAACCCTAATATTTCAAGCCCATTAATTATAGGAGATATTGCCCTTACTTCTAAAGATGATATGCAATTCACTCCAATGTTGAAGAGTCCCATGTACCCTAATTACTACTACGTTGGTCTAGAGGCCATAACTGTAGGTAATGTTAGTGCAACTGAAGTGCCATCAAGCTTGAGGGAGTTTGATTCACTTGGTAATGGGGGCATGTTGGTTGACTCAGGAACCACTTACACTCACCTACCTGAGCCATTCTATTCTCAGGTTCTCTCTGTTCttcaatcaataataaattaccCTAGAGCCACTGATATGGAGATGAGAACCGGGTTCGATCTTTGTTACAAGGTACCATGTCAAAACAACAGCATTCTCACGGGTGATCTCCTCCCTTCAATAACTTTCCATTTTTTGAACAATGCGAGTCTAGTTTTGTCCCGGGGAAGTCACTTCTATGCTATGAGTGCCCCAAGTAACTCTACTGTGGTCAAATGCCTACTGTTCCAATCCATGGATGATGGTGATTATGGACCAGCTGGGGTTTTGGGGAGCTTCCAGCAACAAGACGTGGAGGTTGTCTATGACATGGAGAAAGAGAGAATTGGTTTTCGACCAATGGACTGTGCTTCAGCTGCATCTTTTCAAGGATTTAACAAGACCTAA